The following is a genomic window from Desulfofarcimen acetoxidans DSM 771.
GCCATTCAGCAAATTTTTAATTTCTTCAGGAGCTTTTTCTTTGTAGCCTTCGACTACAAGGGTTTCCGGGTCACCATTCAAAACTTCAGCAAGTACACGAGACAGCTCCTCAGAGGGAGGCGGTTTCTTACCATTCCTGAGTTTGCTTATGTAGGAATGATCTATAGAAAACCCTTTTTCATTACAGAGTTCAGCTACTTTTCTTAAACTATAAGTAGATCTTTTGATGTATTCCGATAATAGTTCTGAGTAACTCATATATTCACCTCTGTTTTATCTTAATATAGCGGGTAAGTATTGGTCAACATGATTATGGGAAATTTTCTTATTTTTTTAAACTGTGAGTGCCTTTTAGGTAGTATTTGAGCAAAAGTACTTGGTGACCTATTGAACACTTTTTGAACAAAAGAATATTAAAGTGTTATATTGCTAAAAGAATCTGACATAAGTTTATAAATCACTGCTGGTTTTTGCAGGAAATTTAATTCGTTTGTGGTATAGTAATTATTAAGAGTAAAAAAGTTTTCAATAAAATATACAGAAGCATTTCCTAATGTAAGGATGTTTTTAGTTATTAGAATAATCAGAATATTATTAATAGCCGGAAAGGTATAGAAAATATGCCAACCAATAAAACAATGTATGTTGTTAAAATTCTACTCAATAGATATTTATAGAAACTTTTTTCTCTTAAAAACAATACTAATATATTACAAATTATGGGGGGTGTTATTTGATATTTTTTGTTAACTATCATAAAAAAGGAGGAGAAGGAATTTGAAAAAGAAAATTACAATACTTATTTTTTGTTTGTTATTAATCTTCGTGACATCAATAGCTGCGGCTAACGTAGATAACATTAAGCTTTTAGTTAATGGTAAGGATATCCAATCAGATGTGGCACCATTGATGCAAAATGATCGTGTACTTGTACCTATTCGTATTGTTGCTGAAGCATTAGGCTGTGATGTAAATTGGGATTCAGAAAACAGTTCTGTTGTTATTACTCGATCCAGTGGGGATAAATTCTTAAAAGGGAAAAACGATGCCAGTCAGTCTCAGCCTACCATTCATACTAATTTTGTTAAGGCAGTGGATTTAAAAGCGGCTCTTGATGATAGTGATATGGCAAAACATCCATTAGTTGTTGATGTCAGGACCCAAAAAGATTATGACGTGAGTCATATCCCGGGAGCTGTTTGGATAGCCGAAGCTCAAAATATTGCAGAGCCGGGTAACTTGACAAAGCTTGAGGATGCGTTAGCTGATCATGTTGCTAAGGGTGGTAAAAATGAGATAGTTATTTATTGTTACACCGGGAATACTGCCGGCCTGGCAGCAGGCGTACTTGGGGATGCAGGGCTTAATGTAAAGAACATGCGTTTCGGCTATTCAATTGCATGGGAAGGTACTAGACAAGCCGATGCTCCTATTTTTGGCCCAAGAGTAGATAAAGATGGTAACCCGGTAGCATATGAAACTCCGGTTGCCAAATAGTTGTTTTATACCCCCTAATCAGGGGGTATTTTTGGTATTTCGGGAAATTATGCTTATGATGGATCTGTGGATAAGTTAAGGTTAGTATTGCATAATTTCCAATAAGTACACGTGCCTGTGTTTTCTGTGGATAACTCTGTGAATAATGTGAACATTCTGTTTTTGGTATACTAATAACAAATTTCGAGTATTTTCGGAGTTGTTGTGCTTGACTTTTATTAGGGGAGAAGGTATTCTATTGAAAATATATTGCCATTTATTGAAAGGAGTTTAATATGGAAACAATTGAAGCCATTAAATCGCGAAGAAGCATTCGCAAATACAAAAGTGACCCTATCCCAGAACAGACAATCAGAGAATTGCTGGAACTTGCTGCCTGGGCACCAAGTGGTATAAACAGTCAACCCTGGGCCTTTGTTGTTTTGGAGAACAAGGAATACCTTAAAAACCTTTCTGATCGAGCCAAGGCTTTTCTTTTGGAAAAATTAGACGCCATGCCAGCCCTTGAACAATACCGAAACGCTCTTGCTAATCCTAATTTTAATATTTTTTATGATGCTCCTGTTCTGGTTATAATTTATGGCGACAAGAACTTTTTTACATATATCAATGATTGCAGTATGGCTGCTCTTAATATGATGTTGGCCGCTTATGACAAAGGCCTCGGGAGTTGTTGGATTGGTTTTGCCAGTAGTATTGCAAATACCTCAGAAGTAAAAAAAGAATTAAATGTTCCGGAGCGATATGAAGTAGTGGCTCCCATTATTCTGGGATATCCTGATCTCTCTCCCGGAAAAGGCAGTAGAAAAGAATTAAATATTATCAATTGGAAGAAATAGAATATTGTTTTTTGTTTTGTTTACGACAGCCTTTGTAAACGTAAACAATGGCTTCATGTAAGTCTTTGTCACTGTGTCTTTTGCGAATCCTCTCTATTTTGTGAATTTGATAACCTAAATCCAGGCCCTCAAAAATTTCTCCGAGAATTTTATCTGTTTCGATGAAAATACCTTTTATTCGAGAACAACCGACTACATAGGCACACCGGGCATAATCCGAAAGGAACCTGTCTTGAGCTACAATCTGTTTGGCTAGCATATTGAAATATTTTGTTATGTAATTGGCCATTAAGTTATCCTGCTCTCTGATTTGCCCGGCTATAGGTGATACCTTTTGATTAATAATTGGGTATAGGGGGTCTATTACGCCTTTATTTAATATGGAGGTGGCAGAACCCCAGGTACCGCCTATGGTGATTTTGTCTAAATCGGCAGCCTGTTTACTGTTACTTAGAAAATCAAAAAAGTATAGGTGGGGCCGTGTATTCCATACATAACTATACCTGTTGGGATAAGGCGGCGAGGTTATTACCCGGTCGATTTTTTGAGGTATGTCAATGCCTTCTAAATGAGTTGAATCAGTCATAAAGACGGTGGAAGGAGTATTAGCAACCTTACTGCCGGTGCTTTCCAGATCCGAAAGCATTTCTTCAATGTGATTAGAAAAAGTGCTCCACACTTCAATGTCCCTGCCGGTTTTATCGACAAAATGCAGCTGCAGCCTTCCGAGAGTTACATTAGTTAAGTCAGGTACCAGAACCCCTGCCAATCCTAACAGGAAAAAATTGCGCTCCGGTTCATCCATCCTGGCAGTGGTAATAGCCAGTTTTAATACTAACAAGTCTTTTAAAACATCTTTTCTCCACCAGCGGAAGATATTATGGATAGCTGGAAGTCTGATACCCGTTTCCTCAACTTCAGCGTTTTTTAAAGCAAGCTTTTTCTCGAAGTAGAAAGAACTTAGATTCTCTAAGTTCTTTCTCAGAAGAGAAGCATTTAACTGCCAGTTTGTGCTTACCCGGCAGTTAAAATGAAGCATTGGATTTATTTCGAAGCCATAGGCGGCTATTTGATTTAGTTTGCATTGGATAAGTGTTGTTCCTCCACCGGCAAACGGATCGAGAACCACGTGCTTATCACAGGTTTCCGTTTCAGCCAGCATGATTTCGACTAGCTCCGGGCCGTAACTGGGTGTAAGGCGAAACCACCTGTGAAAGGGACTAATCAAACCGCCACGAAATGTTGCTTCCCCCGTAAGGATTTTCCGGTATACTACCTTATCTTCAGATCGCTTATTTTTTTCAGGATCGAGCAAACTCATCTTTCTGTCTCCATATTTATTGCATATTTTTCTTAAATAGTTTTCCTTAAAAGAATAAACCTGTAGGGTGCTTTTGTGTTGCGGTTGCCTAAGTTTTGTTTTAACAAAGAGTTTAGAGACAATCAGGCGTCTATAAAAGCAAGCAGTTCGGCTGTTTTTTGCAGCATTAGTTGATGGTTGCCCCTGCTTTCAACATTTAGTCGCAGTAGTGGTTCAGTATTGGACATGCGAAGGTTAAAGCGCCAGTCAGTGAATTCCAAGCTTAAACCGTCAGTATGATCAATAAGGGCTTTTCCGATAAAATGCTTCTCAACTTTTTTTAGAATTTCTGTCGGGTTTGCTACCTTACGGTTGATTTCACCACTGGCCGGGTATTTGCGCATCTGTTTGCCGATTAATTTTGACAGGGGGGTGTTTTCTCTGCACATAATTTCCAAAACAAGCAACCAGGGGATCATGCCGCTGTCACAATAGGCAAAGTTTTTGAAATAGTGATGTGCTGACATTTCACCGCCGTAAATGGCATCCTCCACGCGCATGCGTTCTTTTATAAAAGCATGTCCTGTTTTACTTAAGACCGGTATGCCTCCCGCCTGCTGCACCATCTCGATGGTATTCCAGGTAAGCCTGGGATCATGAATTATCTTGGCTTCCGGATTTTTACACAATAATGCGCTAGCCAGAAGACCTACTATATAATAACCCTCGATGAAATCACCTTTCTCGTCAAAAAAGAAACAACGGTCAAAGTCGCCGTCCCAGGCAATTCCAACATCTGCTTTGCTTTCTTTAACAACCTTAGCTGTGGCTTCACGATTTTCAGGCAGCAATGGGTTGGGAATACCGTTAGGAAATTCACCGTCCGGCTTATGATGAACCTTAATTAGCCGGAAGGGTAAACGGCTTTCCAGTAAATCAAGGATAGGCCCGGCACACCCGTTGCCCGAATTAACTACCACTGTGAGAGGCTTTAAAGCCGATAGATCAACATAAGAAAGCAGGTGCTCAATGTAATCAACCGTGATGTCCATTTTACGGACTTTTCCCCTGGCTGGATTTAGATCTGTTGGAGGTGCAAAAATCCCTTTTACTACCCGTTCCTCCAGCTCTCTTAATCCGCTGTCCCCGCTTATGGGCCTGGCTCCCGCACGCACCAGCTTCATGCCGTTATAGTCCATGGGATTATGGCTGGCTGTTACCATTATTCCCCCGTCCAGATTTAAATGAAAAGCAGCAAAATAAACTTGCTCTGTACCGCAGTTTCCGATATTGATAACATTGCAGCCGGCGTCATTAAGCCCGCTGGCTAAGGCAGCAGCCAGCGGCGGACTGGAAAGACGCACGTCATAACCCACAGCCACTTGCCGCGCCTTGAAAAGATCCACATAAGCACGACCGACGCGGTAGGCAATTTCTTCATTGAGTTCATCCGGAACCCGGCCACGAATGTCATAGGCTTTAAATGCATTTCGGATTTGGTTTTTTCCCTGCATGATAAATCCTCCGTTTTTTATTCTAAACATAAAAAAATATTCCATAAGATGGTGATTTGTGCAGATGATAATGCTTTTATTATAGCATGCAATCGTATGGCGGGGTATTCAAAATCAAGTGGTTTCAGAAGCGGAAGACATATTATGACAGAACCTTTGATTTGCAAAAAACAATAAATGCTACCTTTTTTCTTCAACTAATATAAATATTTTATTTTTCTTACTGCTGGAACCATTAGCTTCAGCACCAATATACTGAATACTGATTACCTGTTCCCGGGCCAGATTAGTGTTGGCCAAAAACTTATTAAACTGAGCTTCTGCCGATTCAGTCGCTGTATCAATAAACACGTAGCTTCTTAACATTATGTGAACCTCCTAAATCATTAGCTCTTTTTTTCTCAGTGTTGTTTAATACGATTTTTAATTTGTGTGTCTTTTATTTAAACAGTCCTTTTGGCAGATCGTTCGGACTTGATTATTATATTGCGTATCCGGATGAAATGATTAACTTATAATTCTGAGTATGATGAGTTTTTGTATGTTTGGCGATTAAATTAATACTTAAAAAGCTTATATTTTACGAAGGAATAAATATAAAGTAGATGAGCATAGGGGAAAGAGGAATTTGATGGCATCCTTATTTGGTTTACTCATTTTAGTCCGTCATTGGCAGACCCGGATCAATTCCCCCACCTGACAACTAATATTTTTCCCTCTGCTGTTGTGGGAAAGACTATGATGATCAAAACTATAAAGTATGGGTAAAAAATAATCAGTTAGGATAAAAATTATGAGAGAAGTTAAGACCTGCTACGGAATTATTAAAGGAGTTTCATATATGGATTGTTACCCGAAGGGAAACCTGAGAAATTGTGTGGTAGCAGAGCATAATGAGCTGGTCACACCGTTTGGTATTCTTGTGCCT
Proteins encoded in this region:
- a CDS encoding stalk domain-containing protein — protein: MKKKITILIFCLLLIFVTSIAAANVDNIKLLVNGKDIQSDVAPLMQNDRVLVPIRIVAEALGCDVNWDSENSSVVITRSSGDKFLKGKNDASQSQPTIHTNFVKAVDLKAALDDSDMAKHPLVVDVRTQKDYDVSHIPGAVWIAEAQNIAEPGNLTKLEDALADHVAKGGKNEIVIYCYTGNTAGLAAGVLGDAGLNVKNMRFGYSIAWEGTRQADAPIFGPRVDKDGNPVAYETPVAK
- a CDS encoding nitroreductase family protein — translated: METIEAIKSRRSIRKYKSDPIPEQTIRELLELAAWAPSGINSQPWAFVVLENKEYLKNLSDRAKAFLLEKLDAMPALEQYRNALANPNFNIFYDAPVLVIIYGDKNFFTYINDCSMAALNMMLAAYDKGLGSCWIGFASSIANTSEVKKELNVPERYEVVAPIILGYPDLSPGKGSRKELNIINWKK
- a CDS encoding phosphomannomutase/phosphoglucomutase, producing MQGKNQIRNAFKAYDIRGRVPDELNEEIAYRVGRAYVDLFKARQVAVGYDVRLSSPPLAAALASGLNDAGCNVINIGNCGTEQVYFAAFHLNLDGGIMVTASHNPMDYNGMKLVRAGARPISGDSGLRELEERVVKGIFAPPTDLNPARGKVRKMDITVDYIEHLLSYVDLSALKPLTVVVNSGNGCAGPILDLLESRLPFRLIKVHHKPDGEFPNGIPNPLLPENREATAKVVKESKADVGIAWDGDFDRCFFFDEKGDFIEGYYIVGLLASALLCKNPEAKIIHDPRLTWNTIEMVQQAGGIPVLSKTGHAFIKERMRVEDAIYGGEMSAHHYFKNFAYCDSGMIPWLLVLEIMCRENTPLSKLIGKQMRKYPASGEINRKVANPTEILKKVEKHFIGKALIDHTDGLSLEFTDWRFNLRMSNTEPLLRLNVESRGNHQLMLQKTAELLAFIDA